One genomic region from Saprospiraceae bacterium encodes:
- a CDS encoding xanthine dehydrogenase family protein molybdopterin-binding subunit, whose product MRHLPENHQSYRKSFFCHYKSWKLMKKNNDQTAGITRRQFVVSAGGLGFFITAGAINPGFLKKRTQTTAESPLEEVTAWVQIGKNGMITIFNPAAEMGQGSMTALAAIIAEELDADWNMVRIENAPVIPAIYGLQWGGKLGGPMMTVGSRTIKGYYNGLRLAGAQARKVLLQNVAEKWQVPIGDLITEPSTVLHKISGRKIGYGEIVSFAKIPNPLPAVTEQDLKDPATFRLVGHVMPRFDIPAKVNGSASYAIDTQVEGMVYASMSRSPINGTKPQLLNEKEVRESDGLIDIVSLDHGIAVVAKTYGQALKAKKSMQIKWSEGAKAEGYDSTKSFGQYQAMVTANSSDKIKVVLESGDAAKVIKSASKVYSGDYFTDYLCHAQMEPLNLVVSVAGDGQSAEAWVGTQMPDGDRNSIAKVLNIDESKIKFNTCYLGGGFGRRSGFSSEAAIIAKQVKLPVKLIWSREDDIQYGAFRPISLQRLKAGVDNKGNITGWQHDVAGPDERLQTGGVKMDYYSIPDQSVRLHLADHGVRTAFWRSVGHGPNKFAQEAFIGEIAYDQKIDTYAYRRRLMKDSPRHLAILDKVATMSKWGAPISKGRAKGLAFSDYGGSYTAGVVEIALDPDSGQIRVHHVWAAVDAGVIVQPNNAIAQMEGGIVMGISSTLFESITFKNGKVQQSNFHDYPILRMADAPESIEIALIPSSLPPTSLGEVSLPLMGGAIANAFLTLTGKPLRHLPFTNDKVLEVLAG is encoded by the coding sequence ATGCGGCACCTACCTGAGAATCATCAAAGCTATCGAAAGAGCTTCTTCTGTCACTACAAAAGCTGGAAATTAATGAAAAAAAATAACGACCAAACTGCTGGAATCACTCGGCGCCAATTCGTCGTAAGTGCTGGTGGACTTGGATTTTTTATTACTGCAGGAGCTATCAATCCCGGATTTTTAAAAAAACGCACACAAACAACTGCTGAATCACCACTAGAGGAAGTGACAGCTTGGGTGCAAATTGGCAAGAATGGCATGATCACGATATTCAACCCTGCGGCTGAGATGGGCCAGGGATCGATGACTGCTCTGGCGGCCATCATCGCAGAAGAATTGGATGCAGACTGGAACATGGTACGTATAGAAAATGCTCCGGTGATACCAGCTATTTATGGGCTGCAGTGGGGTGGCAAATTAGGAGGGCCTATGATGACAGTAGGCAGTCGTACCATCAAAGGATATTACAATGGTTTGCGTTTGGCTGGAGCCCAGGCAAGAAAAGTTTTATTGCAGAATGTTGCAGAAAAATGGCAAGTTCCGATTGGCGATCTTATCACAGAACCAAGTACAGTTTTGCATAAAATCAGTGGAAGAAAGATAGGTTATGGAGAGATCGTCTCATTTGCTAAAATTCCAAACCCTCTGCCGGCGGTTACAGAGCAAGATTTAAAAGACCCTGCAACCTTTAGATTGGTAGGCCATGTCATGCCAAGGTTTGATATTCCTGCCAAAGTCAATGGCAGTGCTTCTTATGCTATAGATACCCAGGTAGAGGGGATGGTGTATGCATCTATGAGCAGATCACCAATCAATGGTACCAAACCGCAACTACTCAATGAAAAGGAGGTACGTGAATCCGATGGATTAATAGATATTGTCTCATTGGATCATGGCATCGCCGTAGTGGCCAAGACCTATGGTCAGGCGCTGAAAGCCAAAAAGTCCATGCAAATCAAATGGAGCGAAGGCGCTAAGGCAGAAGGTTATGACAGCACTAAGAGCTTTGGTCAATACCAAGCGATGGTGACAGCTAACTCCAGTGATAAAATAAAGGTAGTGTTGGAATCAGGTGATGCAGCCAAGGTTATTAAATCTGCTTCCAAAGTATATAGCGGTGACTATTTTACAGATTATTTATGTCATGCTCAAATGGAACCACTTAACCTGGTAGTGTCTGTAGCTGGAGATGGTCAGAGTGCAGAGGCTTGGGTGGGTACTCAGATGCCTGATGGTGATCGAAATTCCATCGCCAAAGTGTTGAATATTGATGAGAGCAAGATTAAATTCAATACCTGTTATTTAGGAGGAGGATTTGGCAGAAGATCCGGCTTTTCATCCGAAGCTGCGATTATAGCTAAGCAAGTCAAACTGCCTGTCAAATTAATCTGGAGTCGTGAAGACGATATTCAATATGGGGCCTTCCGGCCTATCAGCCTGCAGAGACTCAAAGCAGGGGTTGATAACAAAGGCAACATCACAGGCTGGCAACACGATGTGGCTGGGCCCGATGAGCGACTTCAAACCGGGGGTGTAAAAATGGATTATTATTCGATTCCAGATCAGTCGGTCAGACTACATCTTGCAGACCATGGCGTGCGCACTGCTTTCTGGCGATCAGTAGGCCATGGGCCTAATAAATTTGCCCAGGAGGCATTTATTGGTGAAATCGCATACGATCAAAAAATAGATACCTATGCGTATCGTCGCAGATTGATGAAAGATTCGCCCCGACACCTAGCCATTCTGGATAAAGTGGCCACCATGTCAAAATGGGGTGCGCCTATTTCAAAAGGACGAGCCAAAGGCTTAGCTTTTTCAGATTATGGAGGATCCTACACCGCAGGCGTAGTGGAGATCGCATTGGATCCAGACAGTGGACAGATCAGAGTACACCACGTTTGGGCAGCAGTAGACGCCGGTGTCATCGTACAGCCTAATAATGCCATCGCACAAATGGAAGGCGGGATCGTTATGGGAATCAGTAGCACTTTATTTGAAAGCATAACTTTTAAAAATGGCAAGGTGCAACAATCTAATTTTCACGACTACCCTATCCTCAGGATGGCCGATGCTCCGGAAAGTATTGAGATAGCGCTCATACCTTCTTCGCTGCCACCTACAAGCCTGGGTGAGGTAAGTCTGCCCTTGATGGGAGGAGCAATAGCCAATGCATTTTTGACCTTAACTGGAAAACCCCTAAGACACTTGCCATTTACCAATGATAAGGTACTGGAGGTTTTGGCGGGATGA
- a CDS encoding (2Fe-2S)-binding protein, whose translation MKTSFKLNGKPVQVDSEADATLLWILRDTLKLTGTKFGCGASLCGACTVHLDGVPVRSCMTSISAAAGRSVTTIEGLGVEQLHPLQQAWIDEQVPQCGYCQSGQIMQAAALLKSNPTPNREEIINHMNGVLCRCGTYLRIIKAIERASSVTTKAGN comes from the coding sequence ATGAAAACTAGTTTTAAACTCAATGGCAAACCGGTACAGGTTGATTCTGAAGCCGATGCTACCCTACTGTGGATTTTAAGGGATACTTTAAAGTTGACTGGAACTAAGTTTGGTTGCGGGGCATCTTTGTGTGGTGCTTGCACGGTACATTTGGACGGAGTACCAGTCAGATCCTGTATGACTTCGATCTCTGCGGCAGCCGGCAGATCCGTGACTACGATTGAAGGATTGGGGGTAGAGCAACTACATCCATTACAACAAGCCTGGATCGACGAACAGGTACCCCAATGTGGATATTGTCAATCTGGTCAGATTATGCAAGCAGCAGCCTTACTCAAAAGCAATCCAACCCCCAATCGGGAAGAAATCATCAACCATATGAATGGAGTTTTGTGCAGATGCGGCACCTACCTGAGAATCATCAAAGCTATCGAAAGAGCTTCTTCTGTCACTACAAAAGCTGGAAATTAA
- a CDS encoding PA0069 family radical SAM protein, which produces MSEKSTNYIKGRGAQFNPNNPFNKWMQDEHLVLSGETKYIPTHAKTLVNKVESPDIPMPYSMNPYQGCEHGCVYCYARNTHPYWGYSAGLDFEQKILIKHEAPGLLRKFLNNKNYQCQPIMLSGNTDCYQPAEREFKLTRQLIELCLEYKQPISIITKNALVARDIDLLEALAVQGLAQVLISITTLDEGIRSLLEPRTSTISKRLQTVSLLAEHNIPVCVMMAPVIPGLTHHEIIPMVKMCKERGAHDFYYTVLRLNGDVEVIFNDWIKKTFPDRADKILNQTAACHGGSVQDKRFGTRMKGEGVLALNIKNQVKLAKNKYGLPSRAYAGLDCTRFQRPGAQLSLF; this is translated from the coding sequence ATGTCTGAAAAATCAACAAACTATATAAAAGGCAGGGGGGCTCAATTCAATCCAAACAACCCTTTCAATAAATGGATGCAGGATGAACACCTCGTCCTGTCTGGTGAGACCAAGTATATTCCTACCCATGCTAAAACTTTGGTCAATAAAGTAGAAAGTCCGGATATACCCATGCCATACTCCATGAATCCTTACCAGGGCTGCGAACATGGATGTGTTTATTGTTATGCAAGAAATACCCATCCATACTGGGGATACAGTGCTGGCCTGGATTTTGAGCAAAAAATATTGATCAAACACGAGGCTCCAGGCTTATTAAGAAAATTTTTGAATAACAAAAATTATCAATGTCAACCTATCATGCTTTCAGGCAATACGGATTGTTACCAACCAGCTGAGCGGGAATTTAAACTGACACGCCAACTCATCGAACTTTGCCTGGAGTACAAACAGCCTATCAGCATCATTACCAAAAATGCATTAGTAGCCCGCGATATAGATTTGTTAGAAGCATTGGCTGTTCAAGGTCTGGCCCAAGTCTTAATCTCTATCACCACCTTGGATGAAGGTATCAGATCTTTGTTGGAACCCAGGACATCTACTATTAGCAAAAGGCTTCAAACGGTAAGTTTATTGGCTGAGCATAATATCCCTGTATGTGTGATGATGGCTCCGGTGATACCCGGACTTACTCATCATGAGATCATCCCTATGGTCAAAATGTGCAAGGAGCGTGGCGCTCATGATTTTTATTATACAGTACTTAGATTAAATGGGGATGTCGAGGTTATTTTTAATGATTGGATTAAAAAAACTTTTCCTGACAGAGCTGATAAAATCTTAAATCAAACAGCAGCGTGTCATGGTGGTTCTGTGCAGGACAAAAGATTTGGTACCAGAATGAAAGGTGAAGGTGTTTTAGCATTGAATATTAAAAACCAGGTAAAATTGGCTAAAAATAAATATGGTCTGCCTTCAAGGGCTTATGCCGGCTTGGATTGCACCAGGTTCCAACGACCAGGTGCCCAATTATCCCTTTTTTGA
- the lysA gene encoding diaminopimelate decarboxylase — translation MMEKKLIDITATFGTPLYVYDEQRIIDQVDTLKTSFTYPDLIFCYAMKANSNLAVLDTLRHQGIGVDCVSQGEMITALRAGFEPSKIRFTPTFASTEEIIFAIEQGIQLTVDSMQMVDWMLVNRPQTPMGLRMNPSVMAGAYEKTSVGHAKAKFGIGMNYVPALLDLIELKGLKINGLHIHSGSDILEAGQFMQAVEVLLEVAPKFPKLEYIDLGSGFKVSYYPGDKETNIRTLGQIVSERFSKFCTHYGSPLRLIFEPGKFIVSQAGRFLVTCTGVKENGGITFAGVDSGFNHLIRPMFYGAYHTINNLSNPSGSLLTYDVVGNICETDTFASDRSIAQIRPGDILEFENAGAYCFSMSSPYNSRPRPAEVYFRSDGSTQLIRRRETIEDILALQVNL, via the coding sequence ATGATGGAAAAAAAATTAATTGACATAACTGCCACTTTTGGTACTCCACTTTATGTATATGATGAACAAAGGATTATAGATCAGGTAGATACTTTAAAGACAAGTTTTACTTATCCTGATCTGATATTTTGCTATGCCATGAAAGCTAACAGCAATTTAGCCGTTCTGGATACATTGAGGCATCAGGGCATTGGAGTCGACTGTGTGTCCCAGGGAGAGATGATCACCGCCCTCAGAGCTGGATTTGAACCTTCGAAGATTAGATTTACCCCCACTTTTGCTTCAACGGAAGAAATCATATTCGCCATTGAGCAGGGCATACAGCTCACCGTAGACAGTATGCAGATGGTCGATTGGATGCTGGTTAATCGCCCCCAAACTCCAATGGGCCTCCGCATGAATCCTTCGGTCATGGCGGGAGCTTATGAAAAAACTTCGGTAGGCCATGCAAAAGCTAAGTTTGGAATTGGTATGAATTATGTACCAGCACTCCTTGATCTGATCGAGCTCAAAGGGTTAAAAATCAATGGCTTGCACATACATAGTGGAAGTGACATCCTGGAGGCCGGTCAATTTATGCAGGCTGTCGAAGTACTTTTAGAGGTAGCCCCAAAATTTCCAAAATTAGAATATATAGATTTGGGTAGCGGATTTAAGGTGTCTTATTATCCCGGAGATAAAGAGACTAATATTAGAACGCTAGGCCAAATAGTCAGTGAGCGATTTTCGAAATTTTGTACCCATTATGGATCACCACTTCGCCTGATTTTTGAACCAGGCAAATTTATTGTCAGTCAGGCAGGTCGGTTTTTGGTCACGTGCACCGGCGTAAAAGAAAATGGCGGAATTACTTTTGCAGGAGTCGATAGTGGTTTTAATCACCTCATCAGGCCCATGTTTTACGGCGCATATCATACTATTAATAATCTGAGTAATCCGTCCGGATCTTTATTGACTTATGATGTGGTAGGCAATATCTGCGAGACCGATACATTTGCTTCAGACCGATCTATAGCTCAAATCAGACCAGGCGATATCCTTGAATTTGAAAATGCTGGAGCTTATTGCTTTTCAATGTCATCACCTTATAACTCTCGCCCGAGACCGGCAGAAGTATATTTTAGAAGCGATGGAAGCACTCAGTTGATCAGGCGCAGAGAGACTATAGAAGATATCCTCGCGCTGCAAGTCAATCTCTAA